In Populus trichocarpa isolate Nisqually-1 chromosome 7, P.trichocarpa_v4.1, whole genome shotgun sequence, the following proteins share a genomic window:
- the LOC7486081 gene encoding RING-H2 finger protein ATL54 encodes MALQYRRLLFASYDDCVVSCQAKNYTESCNSECSDLFGVDSSPQQKLSKIALAMIVLSVITSVLATCYAIYAKFIRPRRRRSTQREEEAEIIETRDQFADEDEGRVVDHPIWYIRTVGLQPSVIGSIRVFKYKSGDGLVEGTECSVCLSEFQDDETLRLLPKCSHAFHIPCIDTWLRSHTNCPLCRAPIVTSTAIATSSQANLDDTSSGEETRIEVSEEDQESSREMEGRDGGVRVVTEEESELQSENLNEEEEEEVEEEDGIQPLRRSVSLDSLSAFKIIQALANVHPAVESDRNSGTRRAGGGDGSSGESVQNRGGGNQNLIKLMATSSFGRSFQIGPSSLKRSISCSGKFFLSRPRRNRNSGLPS; translated from the coding sequence ATGGCTCTGCAATACAGAAGGTTGTTGTTCGCGTCTTACGATGATTGTGTCGTATCATGTCAAGCAAAAAATTACACAGAAAGCTGTAACTCAGAATGTTCAGATTTATTTGGTGTCGACTCTTCACCACAGCAAAAGCTTAGCAAGATTGCATTGGCAATGATTGTGTTATCAGTTATAACTAGTGTTCTTGCTACTTGTTATGCTATCTATGCCAAGTTCATAAGACCAAGAAGAAGGAGATCAACACAGcgagaagaagaagcagaaataATTGAGACCCGTGATCAGTTTGCGGATGAAGATGAAGGTCGTGTAGTTGACCATCCAATATGGTACATCAGGACAGTAGGGTTACAACCATCTGTTATTGGTTCTATCAGAGTTTTCAAGTATAAAAGTGGTGATGGTCTTGTTGAAGGTACTGAATGTTCTGTTTGCTTGAGTGAGTTTCAAGATGATGAGACTCTTAGGTTATTACCAAAGTGTAGCCATGCTTTTCATATCCCATGTATTGATACTTGGCTTAGATCCCATACTAATTGCCCTTTGTGTCGAGCTCCTATAGTCACCAGCACAGCCATAGCAACATCATCACAGGCTAATCTTGATGATACAAGTAGTGGAGAAGAAACCAGGATTGAAGTTTCGGAAGAGGATCAAGAATCTAGTAGAGAGATGGAAGGTAGAGATGGTGGAGTGAGGGTTGTAACAGAGGAGGAAAGTGAATTACAGAGTGAGAATTTGAatgaggaagaggaggaggaggtggaggaggaggatgggATACAGCCACTGAGAAGATCAGTTTCTTTAGATTCTTTGTCAGCTTTCAAGATAATTCAGGCTCTTGCTAATGTTCATCCTGCAGTGGAATCTGATAGGAATTCAGGTACCAGGAGGGCTGGCGGGGGGGATGGATCCAGTGGAGAAAGTGTTCAAAACAGAGGTGGCGGAAATCAGAACTTGATAAAATTAATGGCTACTTCTTCTTTTGGGAGGTCTTTTCAAATAGGCCCAAGTTCATTGAAGAGGTCAATTTCCTGTAGTGGGAAATTTTTCTTGTCAAGACCTCGCCGGAACCGGAATTCAGGTCTTCCTTCATGA
- the LOC7486079 gene encoding uncharacterized protein LOC7486079: MKEEDVNRCQIQEWYPKFKPVSIRTVIHELPESFVEYLVDDSGPFLLPLSISGEDALPNRIHNPIDEEDYQVSEGPGDESEQPPLPPSFPELELNIKESINTLGGAVFPKLNWSAPKDSAWISTSGTLRCTSFSEIALLLRSSDSLVHDLCHAYDSCIDKTLLRPPSFFLALRKWYSSFLPEMEFRCFVRGQQLVGISQREVTTFYPTLLEEKNDLELLIKEFFTENVRQKFESENYTFDVYVTKDGRAKILDFNPWGAFTLPLLFTWEELEQNLEEVENVVDFRIVESQCGIRPGLKTAVPQDYLDTGPGSGWDQFLRKADKELQQQKMAPGNGA, encoded by the coding sequence ATGAAGGAAGAAGATGTGAACCGATGCCAGATTCAGGAATGGTACCCAAAATTCAAGCCTGTATCTATCAGAACAGTAATCCATGAACTTCCAGAATCTTTTGTTGAGTACCTCGTTGATGATTCAGGTCCTTTCCTCCTCCCTCTTTCTATCTCAGGCGAAGATGCCTTGCCAAATAGAATTCACAACCCCATAGATGAAGAAGACTATCAGGTGTCAGAGGGACCCGGAGATGAATCTGAACAACCTCCATTGCCCCCTTCTTTCCCTGAACTTGAATTGAATATTAAGGAGTCAATTAATACCCTAGGAGGTGCAGTTTTTCCTAAGCTGAACTGGAGTGCACCAAAAGATTCTGCTTGGATTAGCACATCTGGGACCCTTCGCTGCACTTCATTCAGTGAGATAGCGTTATTGCTGCGGTCATCTGACTCATTGGTCCATGATTTGTGCCACGCCTATGATTCATGCATTGACAAAACCTTGTTAAGACCCCCTAGTTTCTTTCTTGCACTTCGCAAGTGGTATTCATCTTTCTTGCCTGAGATGGAATTTCGTTGCTTTGTTCGGGGCCAGCAGCTAGTTGGAATCTCACAGAGGGAGGTCACTACATTTTATCCCACTCTCCTTGAGGAGAAAAATGACCTTGAACTGTTGATCAAGGAATTCTTCACTGAGAACGTGAGACaaaaatttgaatcagaaaATTACACGTTCGATGTTTATGTGACGAAGGATGGGCGTGCTAAGATATTGGATTTTAACCCATGGGGTGCGTTTACACTCCCACTGCTTTTTACTTGGGAAGAACTGGAGCAGAATCTCGAGGAAGTGGAGAATGTAGTGGACTTCAGAATCGTGGAGAGCCAGTGTGGAATCCGTCCAGGTCTGAAAACAGCAGTTCCGCAAGATTATTTGGATACTGGCCCAGGGAGTGGTTGGGATCAGTTCTTGAGGAAGGCTGACAAGGAGTTGCAGCAGCAGAAAATGGCTCCTGGAAATGGTGCCTGA